From a single Osmerus mordax isolate fOsmMor3 chromosome 14, fOsmMor3.pri, whole genome shotgun sequence genomic region:
- the marchf1 gene encoding uncharacterized protein marchf1, which translates to MPVHQISVVPVQETASNGKSASRSKDKTEGGKASGRSGSRSSNISKASSSTSGLGTATVTRMSVTPSSQDICSTGPLTRLEEDVSDGHTQKPPQKGAMAATSTKQSSSQKKQVKRRQRPKRDSCTATVETIAQPPPDRERSPSSERSDRAEKRDMGSKPRKEHVRHRGSIPPQSESSEEDEETWRQSRSWSKEKARRGRRRSGSSRDRDGGRGGGGDGGEIMELQSVGSDEGRENKENQAPVENGQGGLKSRRGGAPRREGRASQRGGTQRLDGESRSPGSSSLVEEGEEHITKRYQERGAGGGDMSVPTTRSDCAVNGTVEPGSDDEMEVCRICHCEGDEEFSLITPCRCTGSMRFVHMACLNQWIKSSDTRCCELCKYDFIMETQLKPLGKWEKLQMSTSERRKIFCSVVFHLIAIICVLWSVQVLVKRTIDEISLGKSYGQLFQWPFWTKLIVVGISSSGGLIFMYIQCKVYLQLWRRLKAFNRIITVQNCSERAQHPVQAPPPITTLANGKHDTVAVPMGQLSKGSQESQSDSDLTTEDAVAPAESPV; encoded by the exons ggaGGGAAGGCCTCTGGACGCTCAGGGAGTCGTTCCAGCAACATCTCCAAG GCGAGCAGTTCTACATCGGGACTGGGCACGGCCACCGTGACTCGTATGTCAGTCACCCCCTCGTCTCAAGATATTTGCAG TACCGGCCCCCTGACTCGCCTGGAGGAGGATGTCTCTGACGGACACACTCAGAAACCTCCTCAGAAAGGAGCGATGGCGGCCACCAGCACCAAGCAGAGCTCCTCCCAGAAGAAGCAGGTGAAACGGCGGCAGAGACCCAAGCGAGACAGCTGCACCGCCACCGTCGAGACAATCGCCCAACCTCCGCCCGACCGCGAGCGCAGCCCCAGCAGCGAGCGCTCCGACAGGGCCGAGAAACGGGACATGGGCTCCAAGCCGAGGAAGGAGCACGTCCGCCACCGCGGCTCCATCCCTCCGCAGTCCGAGTCctcggaggaggacgaggagacctGGCGCCAGTCGCGGAGCTGGAGCAAGGAGAAGGCTCGGAGGGGCAGGCGTCGGAGCGGGAGCAGCCGAGACAgggacggggggagaggggggggtggagacgggGGGGAGATAATGGAGCTCCAGTCGGTGGGCTCAGACGAAGGCCGCGAAAACAAGGAGAACCAGGCTCCGGTGGAAAACGGGCAAGGGGGACTGAAGAGCCGACGTGGTGGGGCGCCGAGAAGGGAGGGGCGCGCCTCCCAAAGGGGCGGGACCCAGCGCCTGGACGGGGAGTCTCGCAGCCCCGGGAGTTCCTCGCtggtggaggaaggggaggagcacATCACCAAGCGCTACcaagagaggggggctgggggtggggacaTGTCGGTGCCGACGACACGGAGCGACTGCGCCGTCAACGGCACAGTGGAACCTGGGTCTGACGATGAAATGGAGGTCTGCAG AATCTGTCACTGTGAGGGGGACGAGGAGTTCTCATTGATAACGCCGTGCCGGTGCACGGGGAGTATGAGGTTCGTCCACATGGCCTGTCTAAACCAGTGGATCAAGTCTTCAGACACGCGATGCTGTGAACTGTGCAAATATGATTTCATCATGGAGACACAGCTCAAGCCGCTAGgcaag TGGGAGAAGCTACAGATGTCCACCAGTGAGCGAAGGAAGATCTTCTGCTCGGTGGTCTTTCACTTGATTGCGATCATCTGCGTGCTGTGGTCGGTCCAGGTTCTGGTCAAAAGGACCATCGACGAGATCAGTCTAGGCAAAAGCTATGGTCAGT TGTTTCAATGGCCGTTCTGGACCAAGCTGATTGTGGTGGGGATCAGTTCCTCCGGCGGACTCATCTTCATGTACATCCAGTGCAAGGTCTACCTCCAGCTGTGGCGTCGCCTCAAAGCCTTCAACCGCATCATCACCGTGCAGAACTGCTCTGAGAGAGCCCAGCATCCTGTGcaggctcctcctcccatcaccacGCTGGCCAATGGGAAGCACGACACTGTGGCGGTTCCCATGGGCCAACTCTCCAAAGGCAGCCAGGAGTCTCAGTCAGACTCTGACTTGACCACGGAGGACGCGGTGGCGCCGGCGGAGAGCCCTGTctga